In Hwangdonia lutea, a single window of DNA contains:
- a CDS encoding arsenate reductase family protein: MNKGVISTSDRQITLYFNSKSRIGKQAMAYAKTHGLAIEEVDILKTPLTGTQITELADRLGVKINEMVNQEHYKYRKKFTAKCFSSEDWITMIQNHPEIMKQPIALRGDKTILVETPTDIIRI, translated from the coding sequence ATGAATAAAGGCGTTATTTCCACATCCGATAGACAGATTACCTTGTACTTTAACTCCAAATCCCGAATAGGAAAACAGGCCATGGCATACGCTAAAACACACGGGCTTGCTATTGAGGAAGTCGATATTTTAAAAACGCCGCTTACGGGTACTCAAATTACCGAATTGGCAGATCGTTTAGGTGTTAAAATTAACGAGATGGTAAATCAAGAACATTACAAATACAGAAAAAAATTTACCGCTAAATGTTTCTCTTCCGAAGATTGGATAACCATGATACAAAACCATCCCGAAATCATGAAACAGCCCATTGCGTTGCGAGGCGATAAAACTATTTTGGTTGAAACCCCAACGGATATTATTCGGATATAA
- the acnA gene encoding aconitate hydratase AcnA: MKINKDSFKSTLSTQGNKLNIISLEKLAEAYPRIRKLPFSIRILLENALRNYDGFLINDAHIENLIQWNPKGSDASVPFKPARVLMQDFTGVPAVVDIAAIRSEAIRKGKDGSKINPKVPVDLVIDHSVQVDFFGTDYAYRKNVEYEYKRNSERYELLKWAQNAFDDFTVVPPGMGICHQVNLEYLAKGVVERDGWAYPDTLVGTDSHTPMVNGIGVVGWGAGGIEAEAALLGQPIYFSTPKVIGLQLKGKLPEGITATDMVLEITNRLRKYGVVGDFVEVFGDGLDYLSVPDRATIANMSPEFGCTITYFPIDDQTLRYMVKTNRDQAQVDLVEHYCKNNLLWRTGDEKMEYSDVVMVDLSALEPSVAGPKRPQDKIRVKDLKEQFGSLLKDIHGREYVPLEERETWYGEGGSGTRFNQRLKDRKMAEDVEIKVKNKNGDALHSVRISQENQEYAISDGSIVMAAITSCTNTSNPSVMLGAGLVAKKAIEKGIDVKPWVKTSLAPGSKVVTNYLKRSGLLQHLEALKFHVVGYGCTTCIGNSGPLAPHIERAIDDYDLVAASVLSGNRNFEARIHPKIQMNFLTSPMLVVAYAIAGRVDINLMEDPLAQDANGRDVFLKDIWPTQEEIQDAIESATTKEDYAKEYSVIFDGEEQWQNLPAPTGLDYEWKDDSTYIKEIPFFKDISVTPEPLRNIQNARVLMNLGDSVTTDHISPAGSFSEDSAAGQYLKSKGIERSMFNSYGSRRGNHEVMMRGTFANVYIKNKIATKQGGYTTYFPENKELNVYDAAIKYMENDTPLIVLAGSEYGSGSSRDWAAKGASLLGVKAVIASSYERIHRSNLVGMGVLPLKFKQGEDADKLGLNGHEHITISGIEEGLKPGKELRVTATKEDGSEITFNAITRLDSAIEIEYLKHGGILQYVLRQFLEE; this comes from the coding sequence ATGAAAATTAACAAAGATTCTTTTAAAAGCACGCTATCGACACAAGGTAATAAATTGAACATCATTAGTTTAGAAAAATTAGCTGAGGCATATCCGCGTATAAGAAAATTGCCCTTTTCTATTCGTATTTTGTTAGAAAATGCTTTGAGGAATTACGATGGCTTTTTGATAAACGATGCACATATTGAAAACCTGATACAATGGAATCCAAAGGGAAGTGATGCATCGGTACCTTTTAAACCCGCACGCGTATTGATGCAGGATTTTACAGGGGTACCCGCCGTGGTCGATATTGCTGCCATTCGTTCGGAGGCTATCCGAAAAGGAAAAGATGGCTCTAAAATCAACCCTAAAGTACCCGTGGATTTGGTAATCGATCACTCTGTGCAAGTTGACTTTTTTGGAACTGATTATGCGTACCGAAAAAATGTGGAGTACGAATATAAGCGTAATAGCGAACGCTATGAGTTGTTAAAATGGGCTCAAAATGCATTTGATGATTTTACGGTTGTGCCCCCCGGAATGGGCATTTGCCATCAAGTTAACCTCGAATATCTGGCAAAGGGTGTTGTTGAGCGAGACGGTTGGGCGTATCCCGATACTTTGGTGGGTACCGATTCGCATACGCCAATGGTAAACGGTATCGGCGTTGTTGGTTGGGGTGCCGGAGGCATTGAGGCCGAAGCTGCCTTACTCGGTCAGCCTATTTATTTTTCCACACCAAAAGTTATCGGGCTGCAATTAAAAGGGAAACTTCCCGAAGGGATTACAGCCACCGATATGGTGCTTGAGATTACAAACCGACTGCGCAAATACGGCGTAGTGGGAGACTTTGTTGAGGTTTTTGGTGATGGTTTAGATTATTTGTCCGTACCAGACCGTGCCACCATTGCTAATATGTCGCCTGAATTTGGTTGTACCATTACGTATTTTCCAATCGACGACCAAACGTTAAGATATATGGTAAAAACCAACCGTGATCAAGCACAGGTTGATTTGGTAGAACATTATTGTAAAAACAATCTTTTATGGCGAACGGGTGATGAGAAAATGGAATACTCCGATGTGGTTATGGTAGATTTATCAGCTTTAGAACCCTCGGTTGCCGGACCAAAACGTCCGCAAGATAAAATCAGGGTTAAAGATTTAAAAGAGCAATTCGGAAGTCTGTTAAAAGACATACACGGTCGGGAATATGTGCCCTTGGAAGAACGTGAAACTTGGTATGGCGAGGGTGGTTCGGGAACCCGTTTCAACCAGCGGTTAAAAGATAGAAAGATGGCCGAAGATGTTGAGATAAAGGTTAAAAACAAAAATGGCGATGCTCTACATTCCGTAAGAATCAGTCAAGAGAACCAGGAATATGCCATTAGCGATGGCTCCATTGTTATGGCGGCTATTACCTCTTGTACAAACACCTCGAACCCTTCGGTTATGTTGGGCGCAGGCTTAGTTGCAAAAAAAGCGATTGAAAAAGGGATAGACGTAAAGCCATGGGTAAAAACCTCGTTGGCTCCCGGCTCAAAGGTCGTAACCAATTATTTAAAACGCTCAGGGCTTTTACAGCATTTAGAAGCATTAAAGTTTCATGTGGTTGGTTATGGCTGTACAACGTGTATAGGAAATTCTGGACCTTTGGCGCCTCATATAGAAAGGGCTATTGACGATTACGATTTGGTGGCCGCTTCGGTGTTAAGCGGTAATAGAAATTTTGAGGCAAGGATTCACCCAAAGATTCAGATGAATTTCTTAACGTCGCCCATGTTGGTAGTGGCCTATGCCATTGCTGGTCGGGTGGACATTAATTTAATGGAAGATCCGCTGGCTCAGGATGCCAACGGACGCGATGTTTTTTTAAAGGATATTTGGCCAACCCAAGAGGAAATTCAAGATGCGATTGAAAGTGCCACCACCAAAGAAGATTACGCCAAAGAATACAGTGTGATTTTCGATGGGGAAGAACAGTGGCAAAACTTACCCGCACCAACGGGATTGGATTATGAGTGGAAAGACGATTCTACTTATATCAAAGAAATACCATTCTTTAAAGATATTAGTGTCACCCCAGAACCTTTGCGAAACATTCAAAATGCAAGAGTGCTTATGAATTTAGGAGATTCCGTGACTACAGACCACATTTCGCCGGCAGGTTCCTTTTCCGAAGACAGCGCCGCAGGTCAATACTTAAAATCCAAAGGCATCGAGCGTTCAATGTTCAACTCGTACGGTTCCCGCAGAGGTAACCACGAGGTGATGATGCGCGGTACCTTTGCCAATGTGTATATTAAAAATAAAATTGCCACAAAACAAGGCGGGTATACCACGTACTTTCCTGAAAATAAAGAATTAAATGTTTATGATGCCGCCATAAAGTATATGGAGAACGATACGCCTTTGATTGTGTTGGCAGGTAGCGAATACGGTTCGGGTTCATCACGAGACTGGGCTGCTAAGGGTGCCAGTTTGTTGGGGGTAAAAGCGGTTATTGCCAGTTCTTACGAGCGTATCCACCGTTCCAATTTAGTAGGTATGGGTGTGTTGCCCTTAAAATTTAAACAAGGTGAAGATGCCGATAAATTGGGATTGAACGGACACGAACATATTACCATTTCAGGGATAGAAGAGGGTTTAAAACCGGGCAAGGAACTTAGGGTAACCGCTACAAAGGAAGATGGTTCTGAAATTACGTTTAACGCGATAACACGTTTGGATTCAGCCATCGAAATTGAGTATTTAAAACACGGTGGTATTTTACAATATGTGTTAAGGCAGTTTTTAGAAGAATAA
- a CDS encoding catalase, with translation MDEKKPKLTRQTGAPVGDNQNAQTAGPRGPMLMQDAWFLEKMANFDREVIPERRMHAKGSGAFGTFKVTHDISKYTKADIFNEIGKETEMFCRFSTVAGERGAADAERDIRGFALKFYTEEGIWDLVGNNTPIFFFRDPLKFPDLNRAVKRDPKTNLRSANNNWDFWTLLPESLHQVTITMSDRGIPKGYRHMHGFGSHTFSFINKDNVRHWVKFHFVSQQGIENLSDEEAAKVVGMDRESSQRDLFDAIENKDFPKWKMFVQVMTEEQAKTYRFHPFDLTKVWYKKDFPLIPVGEFELNRNPENYFQDVEQAAFNPTNIVPGIGFSPDKMLQGRLFSYGDAQRYRLGVNHYQIPVNKPTCPYHSNHRDGTMRVDGNHGGTLHYEPNSYGEWQEQPDAKEPPLELDGTAYAHNFRDDDEDYYTQPGDLFRIIKADGKEDLLFKNTAAQVGGAEKFIQIRHIRNCFKADPEYGEGVAKALGLTMDEVNRFDMTPYNKWAPRPTK, from the coding sequence ATGGACGAAAAGAAACCAAAACTCACAAGGCAAACTGGAGCTCCAGTTGGAGATAATCAAAACGCACAAACCGCAGGACCACGCGGCCCCATGTTAATGCAAGACGCTTGGTTTCTTGAAAAAATGGCAAACTTTGACCGTGAGGTTATTCCGGAAAGAAGAATGCACGCCAAAGGCTCGGGTGCTTTTGGCACGTTTAAGGTTACACACGATATTTCGAAATACACGAAGGCCGATATTTTTAATGAAATTGGCAAAGAAACCGAGATGTTTTGTCGGTTTTCTACCGTTGCCGGAGAAAGAGGTGCCGCCGATGCCGAAAGGGATATTAGAGGTTTTGCTCTAAAGTTTTATACCGAAGAAGGCATTTGGGATTTGGTAGGAAACAACACTCCAATATTTTTCTTTCGAGACCCCTTGAAGTTCCCAGACCTAAATCGCGCTGTAAAAAGAGACCCAAAAACCAATTTGAGAAGCGCCAATAATAATTGGGATTTCTGGACACTGCTTCCAGAATCTCTACATCAAGTGACCATAACCATGAGCGATCGTGGTATTCCGAAAGGCTACAGACATATGCACGGTTTTGGAAGCCATACCTTTAGTTTTATCAATAAAGACAATGTACGGCATTGGGTAAAGTTTCATTTTGTAAGTCAACAGGGAATTGAAAACCTATCGGATGAAGAAGCTGCTAAAGTTGTAGGAATGGATAGGGAATCTTCACAACGAGACCTTTTTGATGCTATTGAAAACAAGGATTTCCCGAAATGGAAAATGTTTGTTCAGGTTATGACCGAAGAACAGGCAAAAACCTATCGCTTCCATCCTTTCGATTTAACCAAGGTTTGGTATAAAAAAGACTTTCCGTTGATTCCTGTTGGTGAATTTGAGCTGAACAGAAACCCCGAAAACTACTTTCAGGATGTTGAGCAAGCTGCCTTTAACCCAACGAATATTGTTCCCGGAATTGGATTTTCACCCGACAAAATGCTTCAAGGCAGATTGTTTTCCTATGGCGATGCACAACGTTACAGATTGGGGGTAAATCACTATCAAATTCCTGTAAACAAGCCAACGTGCCCATACCATTCCAATCACAGAGATGGGACGATGCGGGTAGACGGAAACCATGGCGGTACTTTACATTACGAACCCAACAGTTATGGCGAATGGCAAGAACAACCAGACGCCAAAGAACCACCTTTGGAATTGGACGGAACAGCATACGCACACAATTTTAGGGATGATGATGAAGATTATTACACACAGCCTGGAGATTTGTTCCGAATAATTAAAGCGGATGGAAAAGAAGATTTACTATTTAAAAATACGGCGGCTCAAGTGGGTGGTGCCGAAAAATTTATTCAAATCCGACATATAAGAAACTGTTTTAAAGCCGATCCGGAATATGGAGAAGGTGTTGCAAAAGCACTCGGTTTAACCATGGATGAAGTTAACCGCTTTGATATGACGCCGTATAACAAGTGGGCACCGAGACCTACCAAATAA
- a CDS encoding nuclear transport factor 2 family protein, producing MKNQAKTIVENMFAAFSSGDADKFVATVSEDTVWIYHGTQIIPAGTFEKKEGVRTFFTNIMDRTEIINFEPQQYIVEGNMVVVLGREHQKVKRSGRELKQKWVQIYTVENNLITRMEEFATSEEVTK from the coding sequence ATGAAAAATCAAGCAAAAACAATAGTAGAAAACATGTTCGCCGCATTTAGCAGTGGTGATGCCGATAAATTTGTAGCAACGGTTTCCGAGGACACCGTATGGATTTATCACGGCACACAAATTATTCCCGCGGGAACTTTTGAAAAAAAAGAAGGTGTAAGAACCTTTTTTACCAATATAATGGATCGAACTGAAATCATCAATTTTGAGCCTCAGCAATATATCGTTGAAGGAAACATGGTTGTTGTGCTTGGTCGCGAGCATCAAAAAGTGAAACGATCGGGCAGGGAACTGAAACAAAAATGGGTTCAGATTTATACCGTTGAAAACAATTTAATAACCCGAATGGAAGAGTTTGCTACTTCAGAGGAAGTCACTAAATAA
- a CDS encoding ClpXP adapter SpxH family protein codes for MDKESLKNNPLLCDIETGMCETTDDNTNTASQNNVQSAKKSVKAIYYTDPICSSCWGIEPQLRKLKLEYGNVVEFEYRMGGLLPDWNYNSGGIGKPSDVATHWDEVSAHYDMPIDGDVWLEDPLDSSYPPSIAFKAAQMQNNEKALLFMREIREMVFLKKKNITKWEHLAAAANIVNLDVEQLKTDFEGKAKERFEADLKLGKELGVRGFPTMFFLNEADENEVVYGARPYAFYEMAILKLNPKATKSEYSKKWETLFSIYPTLTAKEFSELSGTPRNESENVLNELSKNGALEKLTTKNGSIWIKKNTSQ; via the coding sequence ATGGATAAAGAATCATTAAAAAACAATCCGCTTTTATGCGACATCGAAACAGGAATGTGCGAAACAACCGATGATAATACCAACACCGCATCTCAAAACAATGTACAATCGGCAAAAAAATCTGTAAAAGCCATTTATTACACAGATCCTATTTGCTCCTCGTGTTGGGGCATTGAACCGCAATTGCGAAAGCTTAAATTAGAATACGGCAATGTGGTTGAGTTTGAATACAGAATGGGTGGTTTATTACCAGATTGGAATTACAACAGTGGTGGCATTGGAAAACCATCAGACGTGGCAACGCATTGGGACGAGGTTAGTGCCCATTACGATATGCCTATTGATGGCGATGTTTGGTTGGAAGATCCATTGGATTCATCTTACCCACCATCCATAGCCTTTAAAGCGGCACAGATGCAAAACAACGAAAAGGCGCTACTATTTATGCGAGAAATTCGAGAAATGGTGTTTTTAAAAAAGAAAAACATTACCAAATGGGAACATTTGGCAGCGGCGGCCAATATTGTTAACCTTGATGTTGAACAATTGAAAACGGATTTTGAAGGAAAAGCAAAAGAACGGTTTGAAGCCGATTTAAAATTAGGAAAAGAATTGGGCGTACGGGGATTTCCAACCATGTTCTTTCTAAATGAAGCAGACGAGAATGAAGTTGTGTACGGTGCCAGACCTTATGCTTTCTATGAAATGGCCATTTTAAAACTAAATCCTAAAGCCACAAAAAGCGAATACAGTAAAAAATGGGAAACCCTCTTTTCAATATATCCTACGCTCACGGCAAAAGAGTTTTCTGAACTTTCGGGAACCCCTCGAAACGAAAGCGAAAATGTTTTGAACGAACTTTCTAAAAATGGCGCATTGGAAAAACTGACAACAAAAAACGGTTCTATTTGGATTAAGAAAAACACGAGCCAATAA
- a CDS encoding pirin family protein, with the protein MSNIKLIIEERATNIGKFMVGRLLPFRQKRMVGPFIYIDHMGPVKLNERENFDVLPHPHIGLSTLTFLFEGSIMHRDTLGNEIEIKPGAVNWMTAGKGIVHSERTPDYLRDSPLYMHGLQIWVALPKNLEQMEPQFSHIEEKQIPSWTEGDLQFKLVAGEAFGRKSPVPVFSKLFMLEIKSKTKQVVNIGHELYGEAGLYILKGAIESEGNIYEPKQLLVAKDSTLCEFTIKENSTIYIFGGEPFPEERYIDWNFVSSSKALIEEAKEKWKAKEFPKIEGDESEYIPYPTFNRK; encoded by the coding sequence ATGTCAAACATCAAACTCATTATAGAAGAAAGAGCCACCAACATTGGTAAGTTTATGGTGGGGCGTTTATTACCATTTCGTCAAAAACGAATGGTTGGCCCCTTTATTTATATAGACCACATGGGCCCCGTAAAATTAAATGAACGGGAGAATTTTGATGTGTTGCCGCATCCACATATCGGGCTTTCAACCCTAACTTTTTTATTTGAAGGCAGCATTATGCATCGCGACACACTTGGAAACGAAATTGAAATAAAACCCGGAGCCGTTAATTGGATGACCGCAGGAAAAGGCATTGTGCATTCCGAACGTACACCAGACTATTTACGGGATTCTCCGCTATACATGCACGGTCTGCAAATCTGGGTGGCATTGCCAAAAAACCTGGAGCAAATGGAACCTCAGTTTTCTCATATTGAGGAGAAACAAATTCCAAGTTGGACCGAAGGCGACCTACAATTTAAACTCGTAGCTGGCGAAGCTTTTGGTAGAAAATCGCCCGTTCCGGTTTTCAGCAAATTATTTATGCTCGAAATAAAAAGCAAAACAAAACAGGTTGTAAATATTGGTCATGAACTTTATGGTGAAGCGGGTTTGTATATCCTTAAAGGCGCTATTGAAAGTGAAGGGAATATTTACGAACCTAAGCAACTATTGGTAGCTAAGGACAGTACACTTTGCGAGTTTACCATTAAGGAAAATAGTACCATTTATATTTTTGGCGGTGAACCTTTTCCCGAAGAACGCTATATAGATTGGAACTTTGTGTCGTCAAGTAAAGCGCTTATTGAAGAGGCCAAAGAAAAATGGAAAGCAAAGGAGTTTCCTAAAATTGAAGGGGATGAATCTGAATATATTCCGTATCCAACATTCAATAGAAAATAA
- a CDS encoding amidohydrolase family protein, producing the protein MKKKFFNAKIYRNDSATEIIVENGKITHIGTNLPKCDEEIDLNGKLVLPPYVDPHLHLDYVYTLSELGKEGAGSGTLFEAIELWPQFKKTLTVDSVKRLAMKGIHDEVSQGVQHIRTHIDVTDPNFTALKAMLEMKEDLKDIVDIQIVAFPQEGMYMYKGGRDLVEEALIMGADVVGGIPHYEPAREFGEKSVHDTVELALKYDKLIDVHCDETDDPHSRFLELLNALVFMEDYGSKTTASHTCSFGSADDSYAFRMMDIFKKSNINFISCPTENVYLQGRQDTYPKRRGLTRVKEFIESGINVAFAQDSINDPWYPMGNGNMMNILDNGIHLAQIMSKKDVETNFDLITYNGARCLNIQDTYGLEVGKAANFIVLNETSVYEAIRRRVDVLASVRNGEFLFRRKEMAYDIPLNL; encoded by the coding sequence ATGAAAAAAAAGTTCTTTAATGCGAAAATTTATCGCAACGATTCGGCAACCGAAATAATTGTAGAAAATGGAAAAATCACTCACATTGGAACTAATTTACCGAAATGTGATGAGGAAATTGATCTTAACGGAAAACTCGTTTTACCGCCTTACGTCGATCCACATTTACATCTGGATTATGTTTATACCTTATCGGAATTAGGAAAAGAAGGCGCAGGTTCCGGTACACTTTTCGAAGCGATTGAGCTTTGGCCACAATTCAAAAAAACGCTAACCGTAGATAGTGTAAAACGATTAGCCATGAAGGGAATTCATGACGAAGTTTCTCAAGGCGTGCAACACATTCGTACTCATATTGATGTCACCGATCCAAACTTTACGGCATTAAAAGCCATGTTGGAAATGAAGGAAGATTTAAAAGATATTGTTGATATTCAAATCGTTGCTTTTCCACAAGAAGGTATGTATATGTACAAAGGCGGACGCGATTTGGTGGAAGAAGCTCTTATAATGGGCGCCGATGTTGTAGGCGGCATTCCGCACTACGAGCCTGCCAGGGAATTTGGCGAAAAATCCGTTCATGATACGGTTGAGTTGGCTTTAAAATACGATAAGCTGATTGATGTACATTGCGATGAAACCGACGACCCACATTCGCGCTTTTTAGAATTATTAAATGCCCTTGTATTTATGGAAGATTATGGCAGTAAAACCACCGCAAGCCATACCTGTTCCTTTGGTTCTGCCGATGATTCTTATGCCTTTAGGATGATGGATATTTTCAAAAAGAGCAATATTAACTTCATCTCCTGTCCAACTGAAAACGTGTATCTACAAGGCCGTCAAGACACCTATCCCAAACGCCGTGGATTAACTCGCGTGAAAGAGTTTATTGAATCTGGAATTAATGTGGCCTTTGCACAAGATTCCATCAACGATCCATGGTACCCTATGGGCAACGGTAATATGATGAATATTCTGGACAACGGCATTCACTTGGCTCAAATTATGTCTAAAAAAGATGTTGAAACAAATTTCGATTTAATCACCTATAACGGCGCACGCTGTTTGAATATTCAAGATACTTATGGTTTAGAAGTCGGGAAAGCAGCAAACTTCATTGTATTAAATGAAACTTCGGTTTATGAGGCTATTCGTAGACGAGTAGATGTGTTGGCCTCGGTTCGTAATGGTGAATTTTTGTTCCGCAGAAAAGAAATGGCTTATGATATTCCTTTAAATCTTTAA
- a CDS encoding MFS transporter, producing the protein MSKHISEQAKSAFPWLIMILMSSVTFVGILSELMPSGVLPLMMDDLNISEVQTGNLVGYYAIASAIFAIPLISITMQFNRKYLLMILLGGFAISNIISGLVYDYTVIIILRIIGGICAGVMWPMIAAYGMRLVDEDNHGKAIAVIMAGTTLGISVGMPIMTAIGNDYGWRTEFIGLGGFIILIAFIGFFALPSTPGEKLTKSSSPFALLKIPSVLLILLLTLLGVIAHYGVYVYITSLVDEIQLAGGVESALLFFGIGSLISVLLAIKFTDKYLRLLTILMFALLIISMVIFLMFGGTKGMGHFAFFLWGLSFGPLVTLLQAGVSRQVETAKDVATSVQSSVFNLSIMVASSVAGLLLGIYSPMSLVYFAIALSIPGMIIAFFSKKTLG; encoded by the coding sequence ATGAGTAAACATATTTCCGAACAAGCCAAAAGTGCGTTTCCTTGGTTGATCATGATTTTAATGTCATCAGTAACATTTGTGGGGATTCTATCAGAATTAATGCCCTCGGGAGTGCTCCCTCTTATGATGGACGATTTAAACATTAGCGAAGTGCAAACAGGAAATCTGGTAGGTTACTACGCCATAGCTTCGGCCATTTTTGCCATTCCACTTATTTCAATCACCATGCAGTTTAATCGCAAATATCTGTTGATGATTTTACTTGGTGGATTCGCTATTTCAAATATCATCTCCGGACTTGTTTATGATTATACCGTTATCATTATTTTAAGAATTATTGGAGGGATTTGCGCCGGTGTGATGTGGCCCATGATTGCCGCTTATGGCATGCGATTGGTAGATGAAGACAACCACGGAAAGGCCATTGCGGTAATTATGGCAGGAACAACATTAGGCATTAGTGTGGGCATGCCTATTATGACTGCCATTGGAAATGATTACGGCTGGAGAACCGAATTTATTGGACTTGGTGGCTTTATCATTCTTATAGCTTTTATTGGTTTTTTTGCCTTACCATCAACACCCGGTGAAAAATTGACGAAAAGTTCGTCACCATTTGCACTATTAAAAATACCATCCGTTTTACTTATATTACTGCTTACGCTACTTGGAGTTATTGCACATTATGGCGTTTACGTTTATATCACAAGTCTTGTTGATGAAATTCAGCTGGCCGGAGGCGTGGAAAGTGCCTTATTGTTTTTTGGAATTGGGTCTTTGATTTCGGTGTTGTTGGCCATAAAATTCACCGATAAATATTTAAGATTGCTAACCATATTAATGTTTGCTTTACTTATTATTTCTATGGTTATTTTTCTCATGTTTGGCGGCACAAAAGGTATGGGGCATTTTGCCTTCTTTTTGTGGGGGCTTTCGTTCGGGCCATTGGTAACTTTGTTGCAAGCTGGTGTGAGCAGACAAGTAGAAACTGCCAAAGATGTTGCCACTTCGGTCCAGTCTTCGGTGTTTAATTTATCGATTATGGTTGCGTCATCGGTTGCAGGGTTATTACTCGGAATATATTCGCCCATGAGTCTGGTTTATTTCGCAATTGCATTGTCTATTCCAGGAATGATTATCGCCTTTTTCTCGAAAAAGACTTTAGGTTGA